From one Triticum urartu cultivar G1812 chromosome 3, Tu2.1, whole genome shotgun sequence genomic stretch:
- the LOC125546299 gene encoding uncharacterized protein LOC125546299 isoform X1: MDRRSSGITPRDLECMLCDETAEPKALPLSLLEEITGDFSDEQEIGRGGFAVVYKGKLENRTVAVKRMSNTYMYEKEFQREVECLMMVKHKNVVRFLGYCADTQGSMEKYDGKFVMADVQQRLLCFEYLPKGSLHEYITDTSSGLPWRDRYHIIEGVCQGLHYLHQKNIVHLDLKPANILLDDNLVAKIADFGLSRCFGEMQSRVITENIAGTLGYLAPEFGNGVITYQFDIYSLGVIIIEILTGKKGYHAVDNVVGSWSNVMGKSQSNVQLEQVRVCAEIGIECTNFNPAKRPDTQYVINRLAETETIDGYIKTGVITSHQVRSLSHQAEHAPNGLRQDTPNTPGAASSEENVTAVTVAETTPYNSFWKNTAKLDMLNAKVHKLNETMRSIWSIYQRLNPDIRRCLEYCSIFPRRCKLRRNQLVALWMAQGFVKTSCATEDMEDVAEGYIQELVSCSFLQPEQTWDKIGCFTIHDVVHGLLDKVARNCFRIENAGSQGGEGWNGDVPRDVQHLFVEKYDTKLITGKVLGLENLCTLIVYGVEEDTLVEERVIESICKRLLKLRVLAIAFSQEHVAIKIKVCNKFSVPESISQLKRLRYLAFRISNYGYPKVILPSTIRKLQHIQLLDFGDGYVKEFNFGVHVHLRYITSRFYDKQLPNIGGLISLHTLRDFEVSNLQEGYDIKQLRDLNKLRGYLHIKGLENVRSKEEALEANLAAKERLTELELRWSRNASNRCSREVDAEVLEGLCPPLGLKKLEIWNYQGTRYPDWMVGKQYGCLQELVLWDWGQLGPAPQLVESFPHVHVLKLWNCSWDALPGNMEHLTSLRELVVSSCPNVRSLPTLPQSLEGLRLAYLDDEFMESCQTVGHPNWQKIEHVCKKIFT, translated from the exons ATGGATCGTCGTTCTAGTGGTATTACACCAAGGGACCTGGAGTGCATGCTATGTGATGAAACGGCAGAGCCCAAGGCTCTGCCACTGTCGCTCCTGGAAGAAATCACAGGTGATTTCTCTGATGAGCAGGAAATTGGTAGAGGTGGATTTGCGGTGGTTTATAAG GGAAAGCTTGAGAACAGGACTGTGGCCGTGAAGAGGATGTCCAATACGTATATGTACGAGAAGGAGTTCCAGCGAGAAGTTGAATGTCTCATGATGGTCAAGCACAAAAATGTAGTACGGTTTCTGGGATATTGTGCTGACACACAAGGGAGTATGGAGAAGTACGATGGAAAATTCGTCATGGCAGATGTACAACAAAGGTTGCTCTGCTTCGAGTATCTTCCTAAAGGGAGTCTGCATGAGTATATCACTG ATACATCTAGCGGACTTCCGTGGAGAGACAGATATCATATTATTGAAGGAGTTTGTCAGGGATTACACTATCTTCATCAGAAAAATATTGTCCACTTAGATCTAAAGCCGGCAAATATATTGTTGGATGATAATTTGGTGGCAAAAATTGCTGATTTCGGTCTATCGAGGTGCTTTGGTGAAATGCAAAGCCGGGTTATTACCGAGAACATAGCCGGAACATT GGGATATTTGGCACCAGAATTTGGTAACGGTGTAATCACGTACCAGTTTGATATCTACAGTCTCGGTGTAATAATCATAGAGATACTGACTGGAAAGAAGGGGTACCACGCTGTTGACAAT GTTGTTGGAAGTTGGAGTAACGTGATGGGGAAATCACAGAGCAATGTACAGCTGGAACAGGTTCGAGTATGTGCTGAGATAGGAATAGAGTGCACCAACTTCAACCCGGCGAAGAGACCAGATACGCAATATGTAATCAATAGACTTGCTGAAACAGAAACCATTGACGGATATATCAAAACTGGTGTGATTACTTCACATCAGGTACGATCACTCTCACACCAG GCCGAACATGCTCCAAATGGACTTCGTCAAGATACGCCTAACACGCCAGGAGCGGCAAGCTCGGAG GAGAATGTCACTGCAGTTACAGTGGCAGAGACAACCCCATATAACAGTTTTTGGAAAAATACTGCAAAGCTTGACATGTTGAATGCAAAGGTTCACAAATTGAATGAGACGATGCGTTCTATTTGGTCTATATATCAGCGGCTTAATCCAGACATCAGGCGATGCTTAGAATACTGCAGTATTTTCCCCAGAAGATGCAAGTTGAGAAGGAATCAGTTAGTTGCTTTGTGGATGGCGCAAGGGTTTGTAAAGACGAGTTGTGCAACAGAGGACATGGAAGATGTGGCTGAGGGCTACATTCAAGAGTTAGTGTCATGCTCATTTCTACAACCAGAACAAACTTGGGATAAGATTGGTTGTTTCACAATTCATGATGTGGTGCATGGTTTATTAGACAAGGTCGCTCGAAATTGCTTCAGAATCGAAAATGCAGGTAGCCAAGGAGGAGAAGGATGGAACGGAGATGTCCCTCGAGATGTCCAGCATCTCTTTGTTGAGAAATATGATACAAAGTTGATTACCGGGAAGGTCCTTGGATTGGAAAATTTGTGTACTCTCATTGTTTATGGTGTTGAAGAGGATACACTAGTTGAGGAAAGAGTGATTGAGAGTATATGCAAGAGGCTGCTGAAATTGCGGGTGCTTGCGATTGCTTTCAGCCAGGAACATGTTGCAATCAAGATCAAGGTATGCAACAAGTTCTCGGTCCCAGAATCCATTAGTCAGCTAAAGCGCCTACGCTATCTTGCTTTTAGGATAAGCAACTATGGCTATCCGAAGGTAATTTTACCAAGCACAATACGTAAACTTCAGCATATCCAGCTCCTAGATTTTGGCGATGGCTATGTTAAGGAGTTTAACTTTGGTGTTCATGTCCACTTGCGGTACATAACATCTCGGTTCTACGACAAGCAACTTCCTAACATAGGCGGGCTTATATCACTCCACACTCTAAGAGACTTCGAAGTAAGCAACCTACAAGAAGGTTATGATATAAAACAGCTGAGGGACCTAAACAAGCTTCGTGGCTACCTGCACATCAAGGGCCTTGAAAATGTTAGAAGCAAGGAGGAAGCTCTTGAAGCCAATCTAGCTGCCAAGGAACGGCTCACTGAATTGGAACTGCGGTGGAGTCGTAATGCTTCCAATAGGTGCAGTCGAGAAGTTGACGCAGAGGTACTTGAGGGCCTGTGCCCTCCCCTAGGACTTAAAAAACTGGAAATATGGAACTATCAAGGTACGAGGTACCCAGATTGGATGGTGGGTAAGCAGTACGGCTGCCTGCAAGAACTTGTGTTGTGGGATTGGGGACAACTGGGGCCTGCTCCTCAGCTTGTTGAGTCTTTCCCACATGTTCATGTGCTAAAGCTTTGGAACTGCAGCTGGGACGCCTTACCAGGAAACATGGAGCACCTCACATCACTCAGGGAACTGGTGGTTAGTTCATGCCCGAATGTCCGGTCGCTTCCAACACTGCCCCAGTCTCTCGAGGGGCTTCGTCTAGCATACTTGGATGATGAGTTCATGGAGTCCTGCCAAACAGTCGGACATCCAAACTGGCAAAAGATTGAGCACGTTTGTAAAAAAATATTTACCTGA
- the LOC125546299 gene encoding uncharacterized protein LOC125546299 isoform X2 — protein sequence MDRRSSGITPRDLECMLCDETAEPKALPLSLLEEITGDFSDEQEIGRGGFAVVYKGKLENRTVAVKRMSNTYMYEKEFQREVECLMMVKHKNVVRFLGYCADTQGSMEKYDGKFVMADVQQRLLCFEYLPKGSLHEYITDTSSGLPWRDRYHIIEGVCQGLHYLHQKNIVHLDLKPANILLDDNLVAKIADFGLSRCFGEMQSRVITENIAGTLGYLAPEFGNGVITYQFDIYSLGVIIIEILTGKKGYHAVDNVVGSWSNVMGKSQSNVQLEQVRVCAEIGIECTNFNPAKRPDTQYVINRLAETETIDGYIKTGVITSHQAEHAPNGLRQDTPNTPGAASSEENVTAVTVAETTPYNSFWKNTAKLDMLNAKVHKLNETMRSIWSIYQRLNPDIRRCLEYCSIFPRRCKLRRNQLVALWMAQGFVKTSCATEDMEDVAEGYIQELVSCSFLQPEQTWDKIGCFTIHDVVHGLLDKVARNCFRIENAGSQGGEGWNGDVPRDVQHLFVEKYDTKLITGKVLGLENLCTLIVYGVEEDTLVEERVIESICKRLLKLRVLAIAFSQEHVAIKIKVCNKFSVPESISQLKRLRYLAFRISNYGYPKVILPSTIRKLQHIQLLDFGDGYVKEFNFGVHVHLRYITSRFYDKQLPNIGGLISLHTLRDFEVSNLQEGYDIKQLRDLNKLRGYLHIKGLENVRSKEEALEANLAAKERLTELELRWSRNASNRCSREVDAEVLEGLCPPLGLKKLEIWNYQGTRYPDWMVGKQYGCLQELVLWDWGQLGPAPQLVESFPHVHVLKLWNCSWDALPGNMEHLTSLRELVVSSCPNVRSLPTLPQSLEGLRLAYLDDEFMESCQTVGHPNWQKIEHVCKKIFT from the exons ATGGATCGTCGTTCTAGTGGTATTACACCAAGGGACCTGGAGTGCATGCTATGTGATGAAACGGCAGAGCCCAAGGCTCTGCCACTGTCGCTCCTGGAAGAAATCACAGGTGATTTCTCTGATGAGCAGGAAATTGGTAGAGGTGGATTTGCGGTGGTTTATAAG GGAAAGCTTGAGAACAGGACTGTGGCCGTGAAGAGGATGTCCAATACGTATATGTACGAGAAGGAGTTCCAGCGAGAAGTTGAATGTCTCATGATGGTCAAGCACAAAAATGTAGTACGGTTTCTGGGATATTGTGCTGACACACAAGGGAGTATGGAGAAGTACGATGGAAAATTCGTCATGGCAGATGTACAACAAAGGTTGCTCTGCTTCGAGTATCTTCCTAAAGGGAGTCTGCATGAGTATATCACTG ATACATCTAGCGGACTTCCGTGGAGAGACAGATATCATATTATTGAAGGAGTTTGTCAGGGATTACACTATCTTCATCAGAAAAATATTGTCCACTTAGATCTAAAGCCGGCAAATATATTGTTGGATGATAATTTGGTGGCAAAAATTGCTGATTTCGGTCTATCGAGGTGCTTTGGTGAAATGCAAAGCCGGGTTATTACCGAGAACATAGCCGGAACATT GGGATATTTGGCACCAGAATTTGGTAACGGTGTAATCACGTACCAGTTTGATATCTACAGTCTCGGTGTAATAATCATAGAGATACTGACTGGAAAGAAGGGGTACCACGCTGTTGACAAT GTTGTTGGAAGTTGGAGTAACGTGATGGGGAAATCACAGAGCAATGTACAGCTGGAACAGGTTCGAGTATGTGCTGAGATAGGAATAGAGTGCACCAACTTCAACCCGGCGAAGAGACCAGATACGCAATATGTAATCAATAGACTTGCTGAAACAGAAACCATTGACGGATATATCAAAACTGGTGTGATTACTTCACATCAG GCCGAACATGCTCCAAATGGACTTCGTCAAGATACGCCTAACACGCCAGGAGCGGCAAGCTCGGAG GAGAATGTCACTGCAGTTACAGTGGCAGAGACAACCCCATATAACAGTTTTTGGAAAAATACTGCAAAGCTTGACATGTTGAATGCAAAGGTTCACAAATTGAATGAGACGATGCGTTCTATTTGGTCTATATATCAGCGGCTTAATCCAGACATCAGGCGATGCTTAGAATACTGCAGTATTTTCCCCAGAAGATGCAAGTTGAGAAGGAATCAGTTAGTTGCTTTGTGGATGGCGCAAGGGTTTGTAAAGACGAGTTGTGCAACAGAGGACATGGAAGATGTGGCTGAGGGCTACATTCAAGAGTTAGTGTCATGCTCATTTCTACAACCAGAACAAACTTGGGATAAGATTGGTTGTTTCACAATTCATGATGTGGTGCATGGTTTATTAGACAAGGTCGCTCGAAATTGCTTCAGAATCGAAAATGCAGGTAGCCAAGGAGGAGAAGGATGGAACGGAGATGTCCCTCGAGATGTCCAGCATCTCTTTGTTGAGAAATATGATACAAAGTTGATTACCGGGAAGGTCCTTGGATTGGAAAATTTGTGTACTCTCATTGTTTATGGTGTTGAAGAGGATACACTAGTTGAGGAAAGAGTGATTGAGAGTATATGCAAGAGGCTGCTGAAATTGCGGGTGCTTGCGATTGCTTTCAGCCAGGAACATGTTGCAATCAAGATCAAGGTATGCAACAAGTTCTCGGTCCCAGAATCCATTAGTCAGCTAAAGCGCCTACGCTATCTTGCTTTTAGGATAAGCAACTATGGCTATCCGAAGGTAATTTTACCAAGCACAATACGTAAACTTCAGCATATCCAGCTCCTAGATTTTGGCGATGGCTATGTTAAGGAGTTTAACTTTGGTGTTCATGTCCACTTGCGGTACATAACATCTCGGTTCTACGACAAGCAACTTCCTAACATAGGCGGGCTTATATCACTCCACACTCTAAGAGACTTCGAAGTAAGCAACCTACAAGAAGGTTATGATATAAAACAGCTGAGGGACCTAAACAAGCTTCGTGGCTACCTGCACATCAAGGGCCTTGAAAATGTTAGAAGCAAGGAGGAAGCTCTTGAAGCCAATCTAGCTGCCAAGGAACGGCTCACTGAATTGGAACTGCGGTGGAGTCGTAATGCTTCCAATAGGTGCAGTCGAGAAGTTGACGCAGAGGTACTTGAGGGCCTGTGCCCTCCCCTAGGACTTAAAAAACTGGAAATATGGAACTATCAAGGTACGAGGTACCCAGATTGGATGGTGGGTAAGCAGTACGGCTGCCTGCAAGAACTTGTGTTGTGGGATTGGGGACAACTGGGGCCTGCTCCTCAGCTTGTTGAGTCTTTCCCACATGTTCATGTGCTAAAGCTTTGGAACTGCAGCTGGGACGCCTTACCAGGAAACATGGAGCACCTCACATCACTCAGGGAACTGGTGGTTAGTTCATGCCCGAATGTCCGGTCGCTTCCAACACTGCCCCAGTCTCTCGAGGGGCTTCGTCTAGCATACTTGGATGATGAGTTCATGGAGTCCTGCCAAACAGTCGGACATCCAAACTGGCAAAAGATTGAGCACGTTTGTAAAAAAATATTTACCTGA